The Manihot esculenta cultivar AM560-2 chromosome 1, M.esculenta_v8, whole genome shotgun sequence genome has a window encoding:
- the LOC110628051 gene encoding protein unc-13 homolog isoform X4, whose product MEHTALLHRYRRDRRKLLEFLLSSGLIKELRTPSGPTNSLSNIDFDTLSADYILLCLKSGGVIDVTEATKKYSDESAYPVTSHSHTRNSYFLVSDPDFSGSPPRRVPPPISVRQTTNAAQSSSQMESSDVENAAAFGDDHSPRYKNAPIRPSQNPEIPALGLPSLSTGLSEDDLRESAYELLLASIFLSGVQGNSVDDRKKEKSSKFLSSLKSKRDKLSQSQSLGRHSELMDTVRVQMQISEAMDACIRRNLMQVAARRIYGQIDLPHISLVLLNGIFKSDFRSEKSYIQWKNRQANILEEFICFPANVKKTEHLTIRSHAAKIRHEKEWDTVMSPSERVAVLASIRQVAVNLSSLPGRFGIQGETFYWTAGYHLNIRLYQKLLFAVFDVLDEGQFIEEADEVLSLIKLTWSTLGITQKMHNALYAWVLFRQFVETNEGMLLENAVTELQKVLTAEEADGKEEQYMNCVICSRQYDGHELKLNLVQAICVSISIWCDSTLLDYHLHFSQQKPSCFRTMMALVTAVGILTSDDCGEVKVRSSCSLTKFSASNDNVSSKLKYYVTRSTNAAYGRVANKVDLESKVQRMHPLAMLAEEVKLIAEREFNVFWPVLHQWCPESLMMSVVILHQSYGERLRPFLKQLSSLSEDVRSVLPSAEMLDHYLTELHGTALEANRLLLSSCQVLDHYQIGEVSTPLILDWVISQHTHILEWTGRAFDIEDWEPLSFHQRQAASIVEVFRIVEETVDQFFGFNLPMDITHLQALLSVIFHSLDTYLLKMLNRLVDKNHLYPSAPPLTRYTETVISVIKKRLLECAPMDDDVICKLNELTIPKLCIRLNTLQYIQKQIGILEDGIRKSWALVRPSHNPRWTRDEPLEESSLLTCSEAIDALFATTFSIIKDTAGDAINKICAFTGARVVFWDLRNTFLFHLYRGDVASSRLESFLPHVDTVLDLICGLIDDSLRDLLVLSIFRALLAMFGYCWMEVLLVPFLIQMFLL is encoded by the exons ATGGAGCACACAGCTCTTTTGCACCGTTACCGTCGTGATCGCCGGAAACTCTTGGAGTTTCTTTTATCTTCTGGTTTGATCAAGGAGCTCCGAACTCCATCCGGTCCCACCAATTCTCTCTCTAATATTGATTTCGATACTCTCAGCGCCGATTATATCCTCCTCTGCCTGAAATCAG GTGGAGTTATCGATGTTACTGAAGCGACTAAGAAGTACTCAGACGAATCTGCATATCCTGTCACG AGTCATTCACATACAAGGAACTCCTATTTTCTTGTTTCTGATCCAGATTTTTCTGGATCTCCTCCTAGGCGTGTGCCTCCTCCAATTTCTGTTCGCCAAACCACTAATGCTGCCCAATCATCTAGTCAAATGGAAAGTTCAGATGTTGAGAATGCCGCAGCATTTGGGGATGATCATAGTCCTAGATATAAAAATGCACCTATTAGGCCTTCACAAAATCCAGAAATTCCTGCACTTGGTTTACCTAGTCTGAGCACAG GATTGTCTGAGGATGACTTGCGGGAATCAGCCTATGAGTTACTGCTTGCTTCTATATTTTTGTCTGG GGTTCAAGGTAATTCAGTTGAcgatagaaagaaagaaaagagttccAAATTTTTATCTAGCTTGAAAAGTAAAAGGGACAAGCTTTCACAATCACAGTCTTTAGGAAGACACTCAGAGCTCATGGACACTGTCCGTGTTCAGATGCAG ATTTCAGAAGCCAtggatgcttgcattaggcgAAATTTGATGCAGGTGGCAGCAAGGAGAATTTATGGACAAATTGACCTTCCCCACATCTCACTGGTCCTTTTGAATGGTATTTTCAAGTCTGATTTTCGTAGTGAAAAGTCTTATATCCAATGGAAGAACAGGCAG GCCAATATATTAGAAGAATTTATTTGTTTTCCTGCTAATGTCAAGAAAACTGAACATCTAACTATTAGAAGCCATGCTGCAAAGATCAGACATGAGAAG GAATGGGACACTGTAATGTCGCCTTCTGAGCGTGTTGCAGTTCTAGCATCTATTAGACAAGTTGCTGTAAATTTGTCATCTCTGCCTGGGCGATTTGGCATTCAAGGTGAAACCTTTTATTGGACTGCCGGCTATCACTTGAATATAAGACTTTATCAAAAACTACTTTTTGCTGTCTTTGATGTTCTTGATGAAGGCCAATTTATAGAG GAAGCCGATGAAGTCTTATCACTTATAAAATTAACCTGGTCTACTTTAGGCATCACCCAGAAAATGCATAATGCATTATATGCATGGGTCCTTTTTCGACAG TTTGTGGAGACAAATGAGGGTATGCTTTTAGAAAATGCAGTTACTGAGTTGCAGAAAGTTCTAACTGCTGAAGAAGCTGATGGGAAGGAGGAGCAGTATATGAACTGTGTAATATGTTCAAGGCAATATGATGGGCATGAACTAAAGTTAAATTTGGTGCAGGCTATTTGTGTCTCAATAAGCATTTGGTGTGACAGTACACTGCTAGATTATCATCTGCATTTCAGTCAG CAGAAACCTTCTTGCTTCAGAACAATGATGGCCCTGGTGACGGCAGTTGGAATACTTACTTCTGATGATTGTGGTGAAGTTAAGGTTAGATCTAGCTGCAGT TTAACAAAATTCAGTGCTTCAAATGATAATGTTTCTAGCAAGCTTAAATATTATGTCACGAGGTCTACTAATGCTGCATATGGGCGG GTTGCAAATAAAGTTGATCTTGAATCTAAAGTACAAAGGATGCATCCATTGGCTATGCTCGCTGAGGAAGTAAAGTTGATTGCTGAAAGAGAGTTCAATGTCTTTTGGCCAGTGTTACATCAATGGTGTCCTGAGTCCTTGATGATGTCAGTTGTCATTTTGCACCAATCTTATGGGGAAAGACTG AGACCTTTCCTTAAGCAATTGTCATCTCTTTCTGAAGATGTTAGGTCAGTTCTTCCTTCTGCTGAAATGTTGGATCATTATTTGACTGAGCTACATGGTACTGCTCTGGAAGCAAATAGGTTGCTTCTTTCTTCCTGTCAAGTTTTAGATCATTATCAG ATTGGAGAAGTTTCCACACCTCTCATTCTTGATTGGGTAATATCTCAGCACACTCATATTTTGGAATGGACTGGGCGCGCTTTTGATATTGAG GATTGGGAGCCTTTATCATTTCATCAACGACAGGCAGCATCTATAGTTGAAGTTTTTAGAATTGTAGAAGAG ACTGTGGATCAATTCTTTGGCTTCAATCTCCCGATGGATATTACCCATCTACAAGCTCTATTATCTGTAATTTTTCATAGTCTGGACACATATTTGTTGAAAATGCTCAACCGGTTAG TTGACAAGAATCATCTCTATCCATCTGCTCCTCCTTTAACTCGTTACACGGAGACTGTTATTTCAGTAATTAAGAAAAGGCTGCTCGAGTGTGCACCAATGGATGACGATGTGATCTGCAAGTTGAATGAGCTGACAATACCAAAACTCTGCATTAGGTTGAATACTCTTCAA TATATTCAGAAACAGATTGGCATTTTGGAAGATGGGATTAGAAAATCTTGGGCCCTGGTCAGGCCATCTCATAACCCAAGATGGA CAAGAGATGAGCCCCTAGAGGAGTCTAGTTTGCTAACTTGCAGCGAAGCTATTGACGCACTATTTGCAACCACATTTAGCATCATCAAGGATACTGCAGGAGATGCTATCAACAAAATTTGTGCCTTCACTG GAGCAAGAGTTGTATTCTGGGACCTGAGAAACACATTCCTGTTTCATTTATATCGTGGAGATGTTGCAAGTTCTCGTTTGGAAAGCTTTCTTCCTCATGTTGATACT GTCCTTGATCTCATTTGTGGATTAATTGATGATAGTCTCAGAGACCTTCTGGTGTTAAGCATCTTTCGAGCATTGTTG GCTATGTTTGGGTATTGTTGGATGGAGGTCCTTCTCGTGCCTTTTCTGATTCAGATGTTTCTGCTATAG